One part of the Candidatus Limnocylindrales bacterium genome encodes these proteins:
- a CDS encoding cupin domain-containing protein, with protein MLKDAAYWIKKLQLSEHPEGGYYKETYRSPELIEGDCLPKRFGGSRCFSTAIYFLLEGPQFSAFHRIKSDEVWHFYTGSPLTLYIIHPNGELSEIKLGSNFEEGEMFQAVIKAGCWYGARVNDPNSYSLVGGTVAPGFDFRDFELAERKKLIELYPQHRSIIEKLTHN; from the coding sequence ATGCTTAAAGATGCTGCCTATTGGATAAAAAAACTTCAACTTTCGGAGCATCCGGAAGGGGGATACTATAAAGAGACCTATCGATCTCCTGAACTCATAGAAGGAGACTGTCTTCCTAAGAGATTTGGCGGGTCCCGTTGCTTCTCAACGGCAATTTATTTTCTACTTGAAGGGCCTCAATTTTCAGCCTTTCACCGGATAAAGTCCGATGAGGTATGGCACTTCTATACGGGTAGCCCCCTGACTCTTTATATTATCCATCCCAATGGAGAATTATCAGAGATCAAACTGGGGAGTAATTTTGAAGAGGGAGAGATGTTCCAGGCCGTGATTAAAGCAGGTTGTTGGTATGGAGCCCGGGTGAATGATCCTAATTCTTATTCTTTGGTAGGAGGTACTGTGGCCCCAGGTTTTGATTTCAGGGATTTTGAGCTGGCAGAAAGGAAAAAACTTATTGAACTGTATCCCCAACATCGTTCTATCATCGAAAAACTCACACATAATTGA
- a CDS encoding tetratricopeptide repeat protein: MNLKEKFVAEFFLFLFIPLLFLQFPLLNVLGYEPSALIAILFFFMMGRRGIQVGQTLAQTGGEDPFFLVRQKNGKLLFLASPTVASYYYLRRYLGVGLLAWIFPLLIYGTHNSWTGHCNFLPAVGIYSFVTLPALLHGLFVGFFLGVLCPNRRRASGYFKAYFLLTAMISLLEGILGPRVVPHNLILGVADVSWAQGRNFLTQLAPSYYWHRMISLLLGFWYVLLAILLLLRHSPKAKTNFKSHPQIASTLKPNFIQEKLLLTEKTEQSFLTTGVVGVGILLVVVGFFPEKVGFAIGSGSIRRHLSEIKETKHFILHVEPRSAASEKLEQLAEEHEWYYYQIQQLLSQEVKGKISSYIYSSEDQKYRLTSIAGGTWFANPFTNSIHVVYEPDGLGIKLKHEIAHIFEGQIEKSWRFWVFPPLVEGLAEMIEEDYWRGEDFHEELAAARHAGVLTPAPEVLTVQGFGLGQTSVYKSYDIAGSFYGFLVYQYGMDRLLLFCRTLDYEGSFGRSLQELGQDWFRFLERIPVRPEVEQRIRYGFDDSRFPPFYHQSCPRLGRKDPLLKKKALAEQLLKTGQFTQARILFAELAQQGDSSGYFRLREIETLRRQGLYDEAIGLIEVLYASSPSSGDLLNEVLEVRARLYLQAGRFEEAVKALDDWNTLEYDIRGAKQQIAFYRAVLSHKRTRTLLIQGIEASDPCSQNSQNLYRQALEEDPLATPAHYLLAWCFLENPGTSVDKATQEHAEKFLKEEPELDFAKVKLLRLLGKRAFQTGHLEQALEYFEQLPKYENHPKILQEVKEWRERIAWNRERGQR, from the coding sequence ATGAATTTAAAAGAAAAATTTGTTGCTGAATTTTTTCTTTTCCTTTTCATCCCTCTTCTGTTCCTCCAATTTCCCCTCTTGAATGTATTGGGTTATGAACCTAGCGCTCTGATTGCCATCCTTTTCTTTTTCATGATGGGACGTCGAGGAATACAAGTTGGGCAGACACTGGCCCAGACCGGTGGAGAAGATCCTTTTTTTCTTGTTCGGCAGAAAAACGGGAAACTTTTATTTCTGGCAAGTCCTACCGTAGCTTCCTATTATTATTTACGGCGATATCTCGGTGTGGGCCTTTTAGCCTGGATTTTTCCGCTCCTGATTTATGGAACCCATAACTCCTGGACTGGTCACTGCAATTTTCTTCCAGCTGTAGGAATTTACAGTTTTGTTACACTCCCGGCACTCCTTCACGGGCTTTTTGTAGGGTTCTTTTTAGGTGTCCTCTGTCCTAATCGAAGAAGAGCCAGCGGATACTTTAAAGCCTATTTCCTTCTGACCGCCATGATATCCCTCTTAGAAGGGATACTGGGACCTCGGGTTGTCCCTCATAACCTCATTCTTGGAGTTGCAGACGTCTCCTGGGCCCAAGGTCGAAATTTCTTAACCCAACTGGCGCCATCTTATTACTGGCATCGAATGATCAGCCTTCTGCTTGGTTTCTGGTATGTTCTACTGGCTATTCTTCTTCTGCTCCGGCACAGTCCGAAAGCAAAAACAAATTTTAAATCTCACCCTCAGATTGCGTCAACTCTAAAACCGAACTTTATACAAGAAAAATTACTTCTCACAGAAAAAACAGAACAGTCCTTCCTGACCACCGGGGTCGTTGGGGTAGGAATTTTGCTGGTTGTGGTCGGGTTCTTTCCAGAAAAGGTGGGATTTGCAATAGGTTCTGGCTCCATTCGGCGCCATCTTTCAGAGATAAAAGAAACAAAGCACTTTATCCTCCATGTAGAACCGAGATCTGCGGCATCGGAAAAATTGGAGCAACTCGCCGAAGAACATGAATGGTATTATTACCAGATCCAGCAACTTTTAAGTCAAGAGGTTAAGGGAAAAATTAGTTCTTATATTTACAGTTCTGAAGATCAAAAGTATCGGTTAACTTCCATAGCGGGAGGAACATGGTTTGCGAATCCTTTTACCAATAGTATCCATGTGGTTTATGAACCGGACGGATTAGGAATTAAACTGAAGCATGAAATTGCCCATATTTTTGAAGGGCAGATCGAGAAGTCCTGGCGGTTTTGGGTATTTCCACCTCTTGTGGAAGGGTTGGCAGAAATGATTGAGGAGGATTATTGGCGGGGAGAGGATTTCCATGAGGAACTGGCTGCTGCTCGACATGCCGGAGTTCTAACCCCTGCTCCTGAAGTCCTGACCGTTCAAGGGTTTGGATTAGGACAAACATCGGTTTATAAGTCCTATGATATTGCAGGATCCTTCTATGGATTTCTGGTTTATCAATATGGGATGGACCGGTTGCTTCTATTTTGTCGCACATTGGATTACGAAGGTTCCTTTGGCAGATCTCTTCAAGAACTGGGACAGGATTGGTTCCGGTTTTTGGAAAGAATTCCGGTAAGACCAGAAGTTGAACAGCGAATTCGATATGGGTTTGATGATTCTCGATTTCCTCCTTTCTATCATCAGTCTTGCCCCCGACTGGGTAGAAAAGACCCCCTCCTGAAGAAGAAGGCTTTAGCCGAACAGCTTTTAAAAACCGGGCAATTTACTCAGGCTCGAATTCTGTTTGCCGAATTAGCCCAACAGGGAGATTCTTCGGGATATTTCCGATTACGGGAAATAGAAACGCTTCGTCGCCAGGGTTTATATGATGAAGCCATCGGTTTAATTGAAGTTCTCTACGCTTCCTCTCCTTCTTCTGGAGATCTCCTCAACGAGGTACTTGAAGTGCGAGCGCGATTATATTTACAAGCTGGCCGATTTGAGGAAGCTGTAAAAGCCCTGGATGATTGGAATACTCTGGAATACGACATTCGTGGGGCGAAGCAGCAGATAGCCTTCTATCGGGCTGTCCTCTCTCATAAACGGACACGAACCCTGCTAATCCAGGGAATTGAAGCCTCTGATCCCTGTAGTCAGAATTCCCAAAATCTCTATCGCCAGGCGCTGGAGGAAGATCCTTTGGCAACTCCGGCCCATTATCTCCTGGCATGGTGCTTCCTCGAAAATCCGGGGACTTCTGTCGATAAAGCCACCCAAGAGCATGCCGAGAAATTTCTGAAAGAAGAACCTGAACTAGATTTTGCAAAGGTAAAACTGCTACGACTCCTGGGTAAACGGGCCTTCCAAACAGGTCATCTGGAACAAGCCCTTGAGTACTTTGAGCAACTTCCCAAGTATGAAAATCATCCTAAGATCTTGCAGGAAGTTAAGGAATGGCGAGAACGTATTGCCTGGAATCGGGAAAGAGGCCAAAGGTAA
- a CDS encoding GNAT family N-acetyltransferase has translation MSQSLQPFQIEYLVNRPEYIPILARWHYREWSYLNPGDSVERRIAWLQSHGGPGQIPTTFIALRGETLLGSASLIPHDMDTRMNLSPWLASVYVAPEFRRCGIGSALVHRVVEEVRILGIQPLYLFTTDKESFYTRLGWSVVERTTYRGQQVTIMAI, from the coding sequence ATGAGTCAATCCCTTCAACCTTTTCAAATCGAATATCTTGTAAACCGTCCGGAATACATTCCGATACTTGCCCGCTGGCATTATAGGGAGTGGAGCTATCTCAATCCCGGAGACTCTGTAGAACGGCGTATTGCCTGGCTTCAGAGTCATGGGGGTCCTGGGCAAATTCCAACGACCTTTATCGCTTTGCGGGGAGAAACTTTACTGGGATCTGCCAGTTTAATTCCCCATGATATGGATACCCGGATGAACCTGTCTCCCTGGCTGGCCAGTGTTTATGTTGCTCCTGAATTCCGGAGATGTGGAATCGGCTCGGCTCTTGTTCACCGGGTTGTTGAAGAAGTCAGAATCCTGGGGATTCAACCTCTGTATCTTTTTACTACAGATAAGGAAAGTTTTTATACTCGCCTCGGATGGTCCGTGGTTGAGCGTACTACCTATCGGGGCCAACAGGTTACGATCATGGCGATTTAA
- a CDS encoding AAA family ATPase: MKLIIPELSLVVLIGPSSSGKSTFARKHFKATEVLSSDFCRALVSDDENNQAATRDAFEVLHLIAEKRLIRGRLTVIDATNVQERSRRPLLNLAYRYHYIPVAIVFNLPEELCQERARQRPDRNLTPQVISQHYRQLQLSLEGLHREGFRYIYIFSTPEEVEATVVERRPLRCNLKHERGPFDIIGDVHGCFDELVILLEKLGYKITIRSDDSRNSDYYLVSHPEGRKAIFLGDLVDRGPNTPGVLRLVMSMVQFGTALCVLGNHDMKLLRKLKGRNVQITHGLAESLAQLELEPPEFKEQIILFLDNLVSHYVLDGGRLVVAHAGMKRLMQGRCSPRVRDFALYGETTGEIDEFGLPVRYNWAAHYRGKAFVVYGHTPVREPQWINRTINIDTGCVFGGKLTALRYPEMELVSVPAARVYYVPPRPFLT, from the coding sequence GTGAAATTAATAATCCCAGAATTATCTTTGGTCGTTCTCATAGGGCCTTCAAGCTCCGGCAAATCTACTTTTGCCCGAAAGCATTTTAAAGCCACAGAAGTCCTATCATCCGATTTTTGCCGGGCATTGGTTTCCGATGATGAAAATAACCAGGCTGCCACCCGAGATGCTTTTGAAGTCCTTCACCTTATTGCAGAAAAGAGGCTTATCAGAGGGAGATTGACGGTTATCGATGCAACCAATGTTCAAGAAAGGTCTCGCAGGCCGCTTCTAAATCTGGCTTATAGATATCATTACATACCGGTTGCCATTGTTTTCAACCTTCCAGAAGAACTATGCCAGGAAAGAGCTCGACAGCGCCCTGACCGCAACCTCACTCCTCAAGTTATCAGTCAACATTACCGTCAGCTCCAACTCTCCCTAGAAGGTTTACATCGGGAAGGTTTCCGGTATATTTATATTTTTTCTACACCGGAAGAAGTAGAGGCGACCGTTGTGGAACGCCGACCCCTCCGGTGTAATCTCAAACATGAACGTGGACCGTTTGACATTATCGGGGATGTACATGGATGTTTCGATGAATTGGTTATTCTCCTTGAGAAACTGGGTTATAAGATAACGATCCGATCAGACGATTCCCGAAATTCTGACTATTATCTAGTTAGCCATCCGGAGGGCCGAAAAGCGATCTTCCTGGGGGATCTGGTTGACCGGGGACCCAACACACCGGGTGTTCTTCGTCTGGTTATGAGCATGGTCCAGTTTGGTACGGCCCTCTGTGTACTTGGAAACCATGATATGAAACTCCTACGTAAACTTAAGGGAAGAAATGTACAAATCACCCATGGGTTGGCGGAATCGTTGGCCCAGTTAGAATTAGAACCGCCGGAGTTCAAGGAGCAAATTATCTTATTCCTTGATAACCTGGTCAGCCATTACGTCCTGGATGGAGGTAGATTGGTAGTGGCCCATGCCGGAATGAAGAGATTAATGCAGGGACGTTGTTCACCCCGGGTACGCGATTTTGCCTTATATGGAGAAACAACTGGGGAAATCGATGAGTTTGGTTTACCTGTCCGCTATAATTGGGCCGCCCATTATCGTGGCAAAGCCTTCGTTGTATACGGCCACACACCTGTTCGAGAACCTCAATGGATAAACCGCACTATTAATATCGATACGGGATGCGTTTTTGGAGGTAAGCTCACGGCGCTTCGTTATCCGGAAATGGAATTGGTTTCTGTACCCGCTGCCCGTGTTTATTATGTGCCACCCAGGCCTTTTCTTACTTGA
- a CDS encoding ATP-grasp domain-containing protein, with protein MNSINSNHRILLLLPTRTYRAGAFLKAARQLGIEVVVGSNQAQTLSRYLPARSLTLNFHKPEQATQKIVEFARKYPFDAVVGVDDDSVLLAAMASAALSLPHNSIESVIATRNKYRMREILTRAGVPSPDFWLFSLEDPPTDLAKKVTFPCVVKPVSLSASQGVIRADDEKQFVQAFYRLASILENPEVRDRLGTAARQVLVEGFISGPEFALEGLLIQGKLKVLALFDKPDPLEGPFFEETLYITPSRFPTSIQEAIAACTAQAAEALGLKEGPVHAELRYNHRGPWIIEIAARSIGGLCSRTLRFGTGLSLEELILRHAVGLEIESFDREKPAAGVMMLPIPHAGILQAVHGKERAAQVEGIEEIVISIPLEQEVQPLPEGSKYLGFIFARGESPAFVEEALREAYRRLEIVIIPQKY; from the coding sequence TTGAATTCCATAAACAGTAACCATCGGATTCTTCTTCTCTTACCTACCCGAACTTACCGGGCAGGGGCTTTCCTTAAAGCGGCCCGACAATTGGGCATCGAGGTTGTGGTTGGTTCTAATCAGGCGCAGACATTGTCCAGGTATCTGCCTGCGAGGTCACTAACCCTTAATTTTCATAAACCTGAGCAGGCAACCCAGAAAATCGTTGAGTTTGCCAGGAAATATCCCTTCGATGCCGTCGTAGGAGTCGACGATGATTCAGTTCTGCTGGCAGCCATGGCCTCTGCAGCGTTATCCTTACCCCATAATTCCATTGAATCCGTTATAGCGACCCGAAACAAGTATCGAATGCGGGAAATTCTGACCAGGGCCGGAGTTCCTTCACCGGATTTTTGGCTTTTCTCCCTGGAGGATCCTCCTACCGATCTGGCTAAAAAAGTCACCTTCCCCTGTGTGGTCAAACCCGTGTCTCTGTCGGCCAGTCAAGGGGTTATCCGGGCAGATGATGAAAAGCAATTCGTCCAGGCATTCTACCGGCTGGCTTCTATCCTGGAAAACCCGGAAGTTCGAGATCGCCTGGGTACCGCAGCACGGCAAGTCCTGGTCGAAGGTTTTATTTCCGGACCGGAATTTGCTTTAGAAGGGCTCCTCATTCAAGGAAAGCTTAAAGTATTGGCCCTTTTCGACAAACCGGATCCCCTGGAAGGCCCGTTCTTCGAGGAAACCCTCTATATCACTCCTTCTCGATTCCCTACCTCCATTCAAGAAGCCATCGCTGCCTGCACAGCTCAGGCTGCAGAAGCACTTGGATTGAAGGAAGGACCTGTGCATGCGGAGCTTCGGTATAACCATCGAGGACCCTGGATAATCGAAATTGCGGCCCGATCCATTGGAGGACTCTGTTCCCGAACACTCCGTTTTGGAACCGGCCTCTCTCTGGAAGAACTCATCCTCCGCCATGCTGTAGGACTCGAAATTGAATCCTTCGACCGTGAAAAACCTGCAGCCGGGGTAATGATGTTACCCATTCCCCATGCGGGAATTCTACAGGCTGTACACGGAAAAGAACGCGCCGCTCAAGTGGAAGGTATTGAGGAAATCGTTATCAGCATTCCTTTGGAACAGGAAGTTCAGCCGCTACCCGAAGGCTCTAAGTACCTGGGTTTTATCTTTGCCCGGGGTGAATCCCCCGCCTTTGTGGAAGAAGCCCTACGAGAAGCTTACCGACGACTTGAGATTGTAATCATACCGCAAAAATATTGA
- a CDS encoding adenylate/guanylate cyclase domain-containing protein, producing the protein MQLTFQTTLTALLLVLLIPTVSVVGFFSYFNTRFTADDLSSQILDQTFKLIDHQIETLLDAASRQSQMDLVILSKKLLTTNNKRLTASDFGWITDYFHEMMKIHKHLTFLSLGLEATGEYCHVRRMPKDWMPSRALTGSKEEEMVKFQPRLTIQYAIRDPSGKIVRSEFYLTEDGSRELYLVDPDFSYDPRTRPYYRTAQTAGTPIWTQVYIFNAPPEPGIPGITYATPVRGSDGSLIGVLTADLDIYNLSEFLQTLKIGQTGFAFVVEVRPKGNLEEEQRQVIAYRDPKNFIRIVQRGSQQVHELVPGKELSDPLLRSFMQNLPPTIDFDKIKYPVPLRFIQGGVEYMGGYRPLGGKHGLKWLICIVVPKIDFMGHADRNNLITASIGLVSLVIATLLSILLSMRISRPLKQLARETEAIGQFYLQPKPIVRTIVKEVDRLTLAVEEMKTSLRSFQKYVPADLVRSLVASGQEARLGGELKTLTIYFSDIANFTSISEKLPPNVLVELLGEYLSAMSEQILESGGTVDKYMGDGILAFWGAPYPNPQHALTACITALRSQEKLKALREKWKAEAKPLLFSRIGLNTGELIVGNIGGESRLNYTVIGDPVNLASRLENLNKYYNTAILISESTYLLVNQEVVARPLDWVSVKGKTEGILIYELLGLKGEVSQKEERLVELYSAALTVYQTHHWSQAIEFFQRVMELYPKDLPTQLMIKRCKNYQQNPPLEDWDGIWRMQSK; encoded by the coding sequence GTGCAATTGACTTTTCAAACTACGCTGACGGCCCTTCTACTGGTCTTACTGATCCCTACGGTATCGGTAGTAGGCTTTTTCTCCTACTTTAATACGCGATTCACCGCAGATGACCTCTCTTCGCAAATCCTCGATCAAACCTTTAAGTTAATCGACCATCAAATTGAGACCTTACTGGATGCCGCATCCAGACAGAGTCAGATGGATCTGGTCATCCTCAGCAAGAAATTGCTGACTACCAACAATAAGAGGCTTACGGCAAGCGATTTTGGGTGGATCACCGACTACTTCCATGAGATGATGAAAATCCACAAACATCTGACCTTCCTCTCCCTGGGTTTAGAAGCTACCGGAGAGTACTGCCATGTGAGGCGTATGCCTAAAGATTGGATGCCTTCTCGGGCACTCACTGGCAGCAAAGAAGAGGAGATGGTGAAGTTCCAGCCCAGGTTGACCATTCAATATGCTATTCGAGATCCGTCAGGAAAGATCGTAAGGAGTGAGTTTTATCTTACCGAAGACGGCTCGCGAGAACTTTATTTGGTGGATCCTGATTTTTCCTACGATCCAAGGACGCGACCCTACTACCGGACAGCCCAGACTGCAGGGACTCCGATCTGGACTCAGGTCTATATTTTTAATGCCCCCCCGGAACCGGGTATTCCCGGCATTACTTACGCTACGCCGGTCCGGGGATCGGATGGTTCATTGATAGGGGTATTGACCGCTGATCTGGATATTTACAACCTGAGTGAATTCCTCCAAACTCTCAAAATCGGCCAGACCGGTTTTGCTTTTGTTGTTGAAGTTCGTCCTAAAGGCAATCTGGAGGAAGAACAAAGGCAGGTGATTGCCTATCGTGATCCAAAGAACTTTATAAGGATTGTTCAACGAGGGAGCCAGCAGGTGCATGAGTTGGTTCCAGGCAAAGAACTCTCCGATCCACTCCTGCGTTCGTTTATGCAAAACCTTCCACCGACAATCGATTTCGACAAAATAAAATATCCTGTACCCCTGAGGTTTATCCAGGGTGGGGTGGAATATATGGGGGGTTATCGTCCCTTAGGAGGCAAACACGGCTTAAAGTGGCTGATCTGTATCGTAGTTCCCAAGATAGACTTTATGGGACATGCTGATAGAAACAACCTGATTACTGCGAGTATCGGCCTGGTCAGCCTGGTGATTGCAACTCTTCTCAGTATCTTGCTGTCTATGAGGATCTCCCGGCCACTGAAACAATTGGCCAGAGAAACAGAGGCGATCGGTCAGTTCTACCTTCAGCCCAAGCCCATAGTACGTACCATTGTGAAAGAGGTGGACCGTCTTACCCTGGCAGTAGAAGAAATGAAGACCAGCCTGAGATCTTTTCAGAAGTATGTCCCTGCAGATTTGGTACGTTCTTTGGTGGCTTCAGGACAGGAAGCCCGATTGGGAGGGGAACTCAAAACCCTTACCATTTACTTCTCGGATATCGCCAATTTCACATCTATTTCAGAGAAACTTCCCCCCAACGTATTGGTAGAACTCCTCGGAGAATATCTCAGTGCAATGAGTGAACAAATCCTCGAGAGTGGTGGCACGGTGGATAAATACATGGGGGATGGAATTTTAGCCTTTTGGGGTGCACCCTACCCAAATCCTCAACATGCCCTCACGGCCTGTATAACCGCCCTCCGCAGTCAAGAAAAACTTAAAGCACTGCGTGAGAAGTGGAAAGCCGAAGCCAAGCCACTCCTCTTTTCCAGGATTGGCCTGAACACGGGAGAGTTGATAGTTGGCAACATCGGGGGGGAATCGAGATTAAATTATACGGTCATTGGGGACCCGGTGAATTTGGCCAGCCGCCTGGAAAATCTGAATAAATATTATAACACAGCGATTCTAATTAGTGAAAGTACCTATCTCCTTGTAAACCAGGAGGTTGTGGCCAGGCCTCTGGATTGGGTATCCGTCAAGGGGAAGACAGAAGGGATTTTGATCTATGAATTGCTGGGACTCAAGGGAGAAGTAAGCCAGAAAGAAGAACGGTTGGTTGAGCTTTACTCTGCAGCGCTTACCGTATACCAAACTCATCACTGGAGCCAGGCTATCGAATTTTTTCAAAGGGTTATGGAGTTATATCCCAAAGATCTTCCAACTCAGTTAATGATTAAGCGTTGCAAGAACTACCAGCAGAATCCCCCTCTAGAGGATTGGGATGGTATCTGGCGGATGCAGAGCAAATAG
- a CDS encoding CUAEP/CCAEP-tail radical SAM protein, translated as MQIVLISTYELGRQPFGLASPAAWLRREGFEVVCLDLAVEELSEETLKTADVVALYVPMHTATRLAIPLIAKIKALNPTVSICFYGLYAPLNERYLRELGVEVILGGEFEEGLVQFCKRFYREIEKAYSEAGGLPTQVPRPSKQVEPVISRNRQQFLVPDRRDLPDLSNYARFYTGKGTFRKVGYVEASRGCKHFCRHCPIVPVYQGKFRIVQQEVVLQDIRQQVEAGAQHITFGDPDFFNGIGHTIPLVQALHREYPHLSYDVTIKVEHLLKYASYLPVLRETGCAIVTTAVESIDNHVLAILNKGHTREDFIKVVQLFQEHDLTLNPTFVTFTPWTTLEGYLELLTLLDDLNLIDHVAPIQLAIRLLIPEGSKLLELPEVRALIGPFEVERLSYRWTHRDPRVEQLYQEVTKLVRKGIMKKSTRREIFDAIRSCVRRALNQPESAREPLDLHPSTSVPYLSEPWYC; from the coding sequence GTGCAAATTGTTTTGATCTCAACTTATGAGTTGGGTCGTCAACCCTTTGGTCTTGCCTCACCGGCTGCATGGTTACGACGTGAGGGATTTGAGGTGGTCTGCCTGGATCTGGCCGTTGAAGAATTGTCCGAAGAGACCCTTAAGACGGCAGATGTGGTAGCACTTTACGTTCCAATGCATACTGCCACACGCCTGGCCATTCCACTCATTGCTAAGATCAAAGCACTTAACCCGACAGTATCCATCTGTTTTTATGGGTTATATGCTCCCTTGAACGAAAGGTATTTACGTGAATTGGGTGTAGAGGTGATTCTTGGAGGGGAATTTGAAGAGGGTCTGGTACAGTTCTGTAAACGGTTTTATAGGGAGATCGAAAAGGCGTATTCAGAAGCCGGAGGTCTCCCAACTCAGGTCCCTCGACCTTCAAAGCAGGTCGAGCCTGTTATCTCAAGAAATCGTCAGCAATTTCTGGTTCCAGATCGGCGGGATCTTCCAGATCTATCCAATTATGCACGGTTCTATACTGGGAAAGGAACCTTCCGAAAAGTAGGTTATGTAGAAGCCAGTCGAGGTTGCAAACATTTCTGCCGCCATTGCCCTATTGTACCTGTTTATCAAGGGAAATTTCGGATTGTACAACAAGAGGTCGTCTTACAGGACATTCGTCAGCAAGTAGAAGCCGGTGCTCAGCATATCACCTTTGGCGACCCGGATTTTTTCAACGGTATCGGTCATACCATTCCCCTGGTTCAGGCGCTTCATCGGGAATATCCCCATCTTTCCTACGACGTAACCATCAAAGTGGAGCATCTGCTGAAATATGCTTCTTATCTGCCTGTCCTGCGTGAAACCGGCTGTGCTATTGTAACAACAGCTGTAGAATCCATCGATAATCATGTGCTGGCGATCCTGAACAAAGGCCATACTCGAGAAGATTTCATAAAGGTCGTGCAGTTGTTTCAGGAGCACGATTTAACCCTTAATCCAACCTTTGTGACCTTCACCCCGTGGACGACCCTGGAAGGTTATCTGGAGTTACTTACCTTACTAGATGACTTGAATTTGATAGACCACGTAGCTCCTATCCAGTTAGCCATTCGCTTATTGATTCCTGAAGGCTCAAAGCTTCTGGAACTCCCTGAGGTCAGGGCCTTGATAGGTCCCTTTGAGGTAGAGCGGTTAAGCTATCGCTGGACCCATCGTGATCCCCGGGTTGAACAGTTGTACCAGGAAGTAACTAAACTCGTCCGTAAGGGTATTATGAAGAAATCAACCCGACGGGAGATTTTTGATGCTATTCGGTCTTGTGTCCGTAGGGCTTTAAATCAACCCGAATCGGCAAGAGAACCTTTGGATCTACACCCTTCCACCAGCGTTCCTTACTTAAGCGAACCCTGGTATTGCTGA